In the Streptomyces sp. f51 genome, one interval contains:
- the pknB gene encoding Stk1 family PASTA domain-containing Ser/Thr kinase has translation MDTTLQDPLVGHVLDGRYRVEARIAVGGMATVYRALDTRLDRVLALKVMHPTLAADATFVERFIREAKSVARLAHPNVVQVFDQGADGSYVYLAMEYIAGCTLRDVLRERGALQPRAALDILEPVLAALGAAHRAGFVHRDMKPENVLIGDDGRVKVADFGLVRAVDTVTSTTGTVLGTVSYLAPEQIEHGTADTRVDVYACGVVLYEMLTGAKPHTADSAAQVLYQHLHEDVPPPSAIVPGLAYALDELVTAATARNPELRPTDAVALLGQVLEARAGLTAEQLDAVPPGALSVGHDNADDRTSVIPRSLSVPRLLPVNEDDGSVDRTSRFEQSSPFTTAPVMPTRPPGARPRRGMLLVVAAIVLVLGLGAGVWYINSGQFTKVPPVLAKTEQQARKQLQGAGLDVKRVKHAYSDTVKRGTVISTDPGVGQRIRDNDSVTLTVSDGPRTVKVPDLKGFALFKAKDVLKGDGLAPGMVTRDFSQDVPRGFVIGTDPAAGTERHSGSAIAIVVSKGAPVELPDVTGTSVEDATTQLESAGLKVKIATERVNSEFDKGQVARQTPDAGARAATGDTVTLTLSKGPEMVEVPDVVGDSVDDAKKALTDAGFQVEEDRGLLGLFGDTVKKQSVHAGDTAPKGSTITIQIR, from the coding sequence GTGGATACGACCCTTCAGGACCCGCTTGTCGGACACGTGCTCGACGGCCGGTATCGCGTCGAGGCACGGATCGCGGTGGGCGGCATGGCCACGGTCTACAGGGCCTTGGACACCCGCCTCGACCGTGTGCTCGCACTCAAGGTGATGCACCCGACGCTCGCCGCCGACGCCACGTTCGTCGAGCGGTTCATCCGCGAGGCCAAGTCGGTGGCACGGCTGGCGCACCCGAACGTGGTGCAGGTCTTCGACCAGGGGGCGGACGGGTCGTACGTCTACCTGGCCATGGAGTACATCGCCGGGTGCACCCTGCGCGACGTGCTGCGCGAGCGCGGCGCCCTCCAGCCGCGGGCCGCGCTCGACATCCTGGAGCCGGTGCTCGCGGCGCTCGGCGCGGCCCACCGCGCCGGGTTCGTGCACCGTGACATGAAGCCGGAGAACGTCCTCATAGGGGACGACGGCCGGGTCAAGGTCGCGGACTTCGGCCTGGTGCGCGCCGTGGACACGGTGACCAGCACGACAGGCACCGTCCTCGGCACCGTGTCGTACCTCGCCCCCGAGCAGATCGAGCACGGCACCGCCGACACCCGCGTCGACGTCTACGCCTGCGGAGTCGTCCTCTACGAGATGCTCACCGGCGCCAAGCCGCACACCGCGGACTCCGCCGCGCAGGTTCTCTACCAGCACCTCCACGAGGACGTACCGCCGCCTTCGGCCATCGTGCCCGGTCTGGCGTACGCGCTGGACGAGCTGGTCACCGCGGCCACGGCCCGCAACCCCGAGCTCCGCCCCACCGACGCGGTGGCGCTGCTCGGCCAGGTCCTCGAAGCACGGGCGGGTCTCACCGCCGAGCAGCTCGACGCGGTTCCGCCGGGCGCCCTGTCCGTGGGCCACGACAACGCCGACGACCGTACGAGCGTGATCCCGCGCTCGCTGTCCGTCCCCCGGCTGCTGCCGGTGAACGAGGACGACGGCTCCGTCGACCGGACCAGCCGGTTCGAGCAGAGCAGCCCGTTCACCACCGCGCCGGTCATGCCCACGCGGCCTCCGGGCGCCCGGCCGCGGCGCGGGATGCTGCTGGTCGTCGCCGCGATCGTGCTGGTCCTCGGCCTCGGCGCCGGTGTCTGGTACATCAACTCGGGCCAGTTCACGAAGGTCCCGCCCGTCCTGGCCAAGACGGAGCAGCAGGCAAGGAAGCAGCTCCAGGGCGCCGGGCTCGACGTCAAGCGGGTCAAGCACGCCTACAGCGACACCGTGAAGCGGGGCACGGTCATCAGCACCGACCCCGGTGTCGGCCAGCGGATCCGCGACAACGACTCCGTGACGCTGACCGTCTCCGACGGCCCCCGGACGGTGAAGGTGCCGGATCTGAAGGGCTTCGCGCTGTTCAAGGCGAAGGACGTGCTCAAGGGCGACGGGCTCGCCCCGGGCATGGTCACGCGCGACTTCAGCCAGGACGTGCCGAGGGGTTTCGTGATCGGTACGGATCCGGCCGCGGGCACCGAGCGGCACTCGGGATCGGCGATCGCGATCGTGGTGAGCAAGGGCGCCCCCGTGGAGCTGCCCGACGTGACCGGCACCTCGGTCGAGGACGCCACCACGCAGCTGGAGAGCGCGGGCCTGAAGGTGAAGATCGCCACGGAGCGCGTCAACTCGGAGTTCGACAAGGGCCAGGTCGCCCGGCAGACGCCGGACGCCGGAGCCCGTGCCGCCACGGGCGACACGGTGACGCTGACGCTCTCCAAGGGCCCCGAGATGGTCGAGGTCCCGGACGTCGTGGGCGACAGCGTGGACGACGCCAAGAAGGCGCTGACGGACGCCGGGTTCCAGGTCGAGGAGGACCGCGGGCTGCTCGGCCTCTTCGGCGACACGGTCAAGAAGCAGTCCGTGCACGCCGGCGACACGGCGCCCAAGGGCTCGACGATCACGATCCAGATCCGCTGA
- a CDS encoding deoxyribonuclease IV: MTSKQLRNPVGGHVPVAGGLSSVGLAYARDLAAETVQVFVANPRGWATPAGNPEQDEDFRTACAAGSIPAYVHAPYLINFGSHTEATAEKSVESLRHSLRRGREIGALGVVVHTGSATGGRERSVALKQVRDRLLPLLEELTHDDDPFLLLESTAGQGASLCSRTWDFGPYFEALDSHPKLGVCLDTCHIFAAGHDLTGPSGMHQTLDLLVDTVGEGRLKLIHANDSKDVVGAHKDRHENIGSGHIGEDPFRALMTHPATAGVPLIIETPGGKEGHAADVERLKKLRDG; encoded by the coding sequence GTGACCAGCAAGCAGCTCCGCAACCCCGTCGGCGGCCATGTCCCCGTGGCCGGCGGCCTCAGCTCCGTGGGCCTGGCCTACGCCCGCGACCTCGCGGCCGAGACCGTGCAGGTCTTCGTCGCCAACCCGCGCGGCTGGGCGACCCCCGCCGGGAACCCCGAGCAGGACGAGGACTTCCGCACCGCGTGCGCCGCCGGGTCGATCCCCGCGTACGTCCACGCCCCGTATCTGATCAACTTCGGCTCGCACACCGAGGCGACGGCCGAGAAGTCGGTGGAGTCGCTGCGGCACTCGCTGCGGCGCGGGCGGGAGATCGGCGCCCTCGGGGTGGTCGTGCACACCGGGAGCGCGACCGGCGGCCGGGAGCGCTCCGTCGCCCTGAAGCAGGTGCGCGACCGGCTGCTGCCGCTGCTGGAGGAACTGACCCACGACGACGACCCGTTCCTCCTGCTGGAGTCGACGGCCGGCCAGGGCGCCTCCCTGTGCTCGCGCACCTGGGACTTCGGGCCCTACTTCGAGGCCCTGGACTCCCATCCCAAGCTGGGCGTCTGTCTCGACACCTGTCACATCTTCGCGGCGGGCCACGACCTGACAGGACCGAGCGGCATGCACCAGACCCTCGATCTGCTGGTCGACACCGTCGGCGAGGGACGGCTGAAGCTGATCCACGCCAACGACTCCAAGGATGTGGTCGGCGCGCACAAGGACCGCCACGAGAACATCGGCTCGGGCCACATAGGCGAGGACCCGTTCCGCGCCCTGATGACGCATCCCGCGACGGCGGGTGTCCCGCTGATCATCGAGACGCCCGGCGGGAAAGAGGGCCACGCGGCCGACGTGGAGCGGCTGAAGAAGCTGCGCGACGGCTGA
- a CDS encoding sulfite oxidase-like oxidoreductase: MGQPVERESGGTAQSELPPGQRLQRGWPVTHYGPVPKFRPERWEFRVFGATADGGKQCWTHEEFTALPYASVVADLHCVTKFSMLGAEWGGVPARAILETAPPSPAVTHVMVWAEYGFSSNLRLADFASERTIFATHKDGELLTAEHGFPLRLVVPHLYAWKGPKWVRGVEYMTADRRGFWEERGYHNVGDPWREQRYSYQEEPGDGPEL; this comes from the coding sequence ATGGGTCAGCCGGTGGAGCGCGAATCAGGAGGAACGGCACAGTCGGAGCTTCCGCCGGGACAGCGGCTCCAGCGCGGCTGGCCGGTCACGCACTACGGGCCCGTCCCCAAGTTCCGCCCCGAACGCTGGGAGTTCCGGGTCTTCGGCGCCACGGCGGACGGCGGGAAGCAGTGCTGGACCCACGAGGAGTTCACCGCCCTCCCGTACGCCTCCGTCGTGGCCGATCTGCACTGCGTCACGAAGTTCAGCATGCTCGGGGCCGAATGGGGTGGCGTGCCCGCCCGGGCGATCCTGGAGACAGCACCGCCCTCGCCGGCCGTCACCCATGTGATGGTCTGGGCCGAGTACGGGTTCAGCTCCAACCTGCGCCTCGCGGACTTCGCCTCCGAGCGCACCATCTTCGCCACCCACAAGGACGGCGAGCTGCTGACGGCGGAGCACGGGTTCCCGCTGCGCCTGGTCGTCCCGCATCTGTACGCGTGGAAGGGCCCCAAGTGGGTGCGCGGCGTCGAGTACATGACCGCCGACCGCCGCGGCTTCTGGGAGGAGCGCGGCTACCACAACGTGGGTGACCCCTGGCGCGAGCAGCGCTACTCCTACCAGGAGGAACCCGGGGACGGCCCCGAACTCTGA
- the bfr gene encoding bacterioferritin, whose amino-acid sequence MQGDPEVIEFLNEQLTGELTAINQYFLHAKMQENFGWTKLAKYTRHESFDEMKHAEVLTDRILFLDGLPNYQRLFHVRVGQTVTEMFQADRQVEVEAIDRLKRGIEVMRAKGDITSANIFESILEDEEHHIDYLDTQLELVEKLGEALYIAQLVEQPES is encoded by the coding sequence ATGCAGGGCGACCCCGAGGTCATCGAATTCCTCAACGAGCAGCTGACCGGTGAGCTGACCGCGATCAACCAGTACTTCCTGCACGCGAAGATGCAGGAGAACTTCGGCTGGACGAAGCTCGCGAAGTACACCCGGCACGAGTCGTTCGACGAGATGAAGCACGCGGAGGTGCTCACCGACCGCATCCTCTTCCTGGACGGGCTGCCGAACTACCAGCGGCTCTTCCACGTCCGGGTCGGCCAGACCGTCACCGAGATGTTCCAGGCCGACCGTCAGGTGGAGGTCGAGGCGATCGACCGCCTCAAGCGCGGGATCGAGGTGATGCGCGCGAAGGGCGACATCACGTCGGCCAACATCTTCGAGTCGATCCTCGAGGACGAGGAACACCACATCGACTATCTGGACACCCAGCTGGAACTGGTCGAGAAGCTCGGCGAGGCGCTCTACATCGCGCAGCTCGTCGAGCAGCCGGAGAGCTAG
- a CDS encoding (2Fe-2S)-binding protein, which yields MNRVYVCSCFGITEQQVKKHAADGACTPRQIASASKAGTDCGSCVRRIQALLGRGSCPRRDLADQGMPVLSQVLGQPEADRREAA from the coding sequence GTGAACCGCGTGTACGTATGCAGCTGCTTCGGGATCACCGAACAGCAGGTGAAGAAGCACGCGGCCGACGGCGCCTGTACTCCTCGGCAGATAGCCTCGGCCTCCAAGGCGGGCACGGACTGCGGTTCGTGCGTGCGCCGGATCCAGGCACTGCTGGGCAGGGGCTCGTGCCCGCGCCGCGATCTGGCCGACCAGGGCATGCCGGTGCTCTCCCAGGTCCTCGGGCAGCCCGAGGCGGACCGCCGCGAGGCCGCCTAG
- a CDS encoding 3-deoxy-7-phosphoheptulonate synthase class II — protein sequence MTVNAKSSASAGNTWRNLPAAQQPEYPDAEALRDVIADLESYPPLVFAGECDQLRARMASVAKGEAFLLQGGDCAEAFDAVSADHIRNKLKTLLQMGAVLTYAASVPVVKVGRIAGQYSKPRSKGTETRDGVTLPTYRGDSVNGFDFDEKSRIPDPERLKRMYNASASTLNLVRAFTTGGYADLRQVHAWNQDFVKSSPSGQRYEQLAREIDNAMNFMRACGTDPEEFKTVEFYASHEALLLDYESALTRVDSRTGDLYDVSGHMVWIGERTRQLDGAHIEFASKIRNPVGIKLGPTTTAEEALQYIERLDPDREPGRLTFIVRMGADKVRDKLPELVEKVTASGATVAWVTDPMHGNTFEAASGHKTRRFDDVLDEVKGFFEVHKGLGTHPGGIHVELTGDDVTECVGGGDEIFVDDLHQRYETACDPRLNRSQSLDLAFLVAEMYRDQ from the coding sequence GTGACCGTGAACGCTAAGTCCAGCGCGAGCGCTGGCAACACCTGGCGAAACCTGCCCGCGGCGCAGCAGCCCGAGTACCCCGATGCCGAGGCTCTGCGCGATGTGATCGCGGACCTCGAGTCGTATCCGCCGCTCGTCTTCGCGGGCGAGTGCGACCAGCTGCGCGCCCGGATGGCGTCCGTCGCCAAGGGAGAGGCGTTCCTTCTCCAGGGCGGCGACTGCGCCGAGGCCTTCGACGCCGTGTCGGCGGACCACATCCGCAACAAGCTCAAGACGCTGCTCCAGATGGGCGCCGTCCTCACGTACGCCGCCTCGGTACCGGTGGTGAAGGTCGGCCGTATCGCCGGCCAGTACTCCAAGCCCCGCTCCAAGGGCACCGAGACCCGCGACGGCGTGACCCTGCCGACCTACCGGGGTGACTCGGTCAACGGCTTCGACTTCGACGAGAAGTCCCGCATCCCGGACCCCGAGCGCCTGAAGCGGATGTACAACGCGTCCGCCTCCACGCTCAACCTGGTGCGCGCCTTCACCACCGGCGGTTACGCCGACCTGCGCCAGGTGCACGCCTGGAACCAGGACTTCGTGAAGTCGTCCCCGTCCGGCCAGCGCTACGAGCAGCTCGCGCGTGAGATCGACAACGCGATGAACTTCATGCGGGCCTGCGGCACCGACCCGGAGGAGTTCAAGACCGTCGAGTTCTACGCCTCGCACGAGGCGCTGCTCCTCGACTACGAGTCGGCGCTGACCCGCGTCGACTCGCGCACCGGCGACCTGTACGACGTCTCGGGCCACATGGTGTGGATCGGTGAGCGCACCCGCCAGCTGGACGGGGCGCACATCGAGTTCGCGTCGAAGATCCGCAACCCCGTCGGGATCAAGCTCGGCCCGACGACGACGGCCGAGGAGGCGCTCCAGTACATCGAGCGCCTCGACCCGGACCGCGAGCCGGGCCGCCTCACCTTCATCGTGCGCATGGGCGCGGACAAGGTCCGCGACAAGCTGCCCGAGCTGGTCGAGAAGGTCACCGCCTCCGGCGCGACCGTGGCCTGGGTGACCGACCCGATGCACGGCAACACCTTCGAGGCCGCCTCGGGTCACAAGACCCGCCGCTTCGACGACGTGCTCGACGAGGTCAAGGGCTTCTTCGAGGTCCACAAGGGTCTGGGCACGCACCCGGGCGGCATCCACGTCGAGCTCACCGGTGACGACGTCACCGAGTGCGTGGGCGGCGGCGACGAGATCTTCGTCGACGATCTGCACCAGCGCTACGAGACGGCCTGCGACCCGCGTCTGAACCGCAGCCAGTCCCTTGACCTGGCCTTCCTCGTCGCCGAGATGTACCGCGACCAGTAG
- a CDS encoding glycoside hydrolase domain-containing protein: MRAARSSQPRRTGARALTVLLAAAALAAGPLVPASSAPRPGDSEDLTQIAYRGYIFTVPDSWRIVDLKKHPDTCVRFDRHAVYLGTPGGDQNCPARATGRTEALLVQPAPVAARAVTENPVARTYRATADRIAVTAAYGYDRTRMQDVLRSAGLPVASARREGAGDQAAVDPLPTDATSFRGEGFDACTAPSQSAMDAWRDNSPYGALGVYIGGLNRACAQQHLTAGWVRAQYTRGWRFFPLYVGRQPSSDGGSCGGGCAAITSPVSQGTAAADDAVKQAAALGFGKSSVLYLDLEHYEPGGKVTDQVLSYLQAYTVRLHALGYRSGAYGNTSSLVSDLIANKSSVTLPDVIHFARWNGVSSTSDSSIPSALWSKHQRVHQYVGDTTETHGGVRISIDRDRLDVN, translated from the coding sequence ATGCGCGCAGCCCGTTCGTCCCAGCCCCGCCGGACCGGAGCCCGAGCCCTGACCGTGCTCCTCGCGGCGGCCGCCCTCGCCGCAGGACCGCTCGTCCCCGCGAGCTCAGCCCCGCGCCCGGGCGACTCCGAGGACCTCACCCAGATCGCCTACCGCGGCTACATCTTCACCGTCCCCGACTCCTGGCGGATCGTGGACCTGAAGAAACATCCGGACACCTGTGTCCGCTTCGACCGGCACGCCGTCTACCTCGGCACCCCGGGCGGCGACCAGAACTGCCCCGCCAGGGCCACGGGACGCACCGAGGCGCTCCTCGTCCAGCCCGCCCCGGTGGCCGCCAGGGCCGTCACCGAGAACCCGGTGGCCCGCACCTACCGGGCCACCGCCGACCGCATCGCCGTCACCGCCGCCTACGGCTACGACCGCACCCGTATGCAGGACGTCCTGCGCAGCGCCGGACTGCCCGTCGCCTCCGCGCGGCGCGAGGGCGCCGGTGACCAGGCCGCGGTGGACCCGCTGCCCACCGACGCGACCTCCTTCCGCGGCGAGGGCTTCGACGCCTGCACCGCCCCGAGCCAGTCGGCGATGGACGCCTGGCGCGACAACTCCCCGTACGGCGCCCTCGGTGTCTACATCGGCGGTCTCAACCGGGCCTGTGCCCAGCAGCACCTGACCGCCGGCTGGGTGCGCGCGCAGTACACGCGCGGCTGGCGGTTCTTCCCGCTGTACGTCGGCCGGCAGCCCTCGTCGGACGGCGGCAGCTGCGGCGGCGGCTGCGCGGCGATCACCAGCCCGGTGTCGCAGGGCACCGCGGCCGCGGACGACGCCGTCAAGCAGGCGGCGGCGCTGGGCTTCGGCAAGAGCTCGGTGCTCTACCTCGACCTGGAGCACTACGAGCCCGGCGGCAAGGTCACCGACCAGGTGCTCTCCTACCTCCAGGCCTACACCGTGCGCCTGCACGCGCTCGGCTACCGCTCGGGCGCCTACGGCAACACCTCGTCCCTGGTGTCCGACCTGATCGCCAACAAGAGCTCCGTCACCCTGCCCGACGTGATCCACTTCGCCCGCTGGAACGGGGTGTCGAGCACGTCCGACTCCTCGATCCCCTCGGCCCTGTGGTCCAAGCACCAGCGCGTCCACCAGTACGTGGGCGACACGACCGAGACCCACGGCGGCGTGCGCATCTCCATCGACCGCGACCGCCTCGACGTGAACTAG
- a CDS encoding anthranilate synthase family protein — MTLLDLLDDPRPFALLRRRTPGRDHDVVELLRGPVRDVERLADIPDEALALIPFRQISERGFDVRDDGTPLTVLVPEERRELPLAQVLAELPDHDVRVEGGGFDVDDEEYSGIVERVLREEIGRGEGANFVIRRTYEGRIPGFGRADALALFRRLLVGERGAYWTFVVHTGKERGPEGPSSEGRGRETGGRTLVGASPEVHVRMSAGTVVMNPISGTYRYPAGGPTPEDLLAFLADGKEIEELSMVVDEELKMMCTVGDMGGVVVGPRLKEMAHLAHTEYELRGRSSLDVRDVLRETMFAATVTGSPVQNACRVIERHEVGGRGYYAGALALVGRQEDGPDGAPGAQTLDSPILIRTADIDADGGLRVPVGATLVRGSDPAGEVAETHAKAAGVLAALGVRPGRPAPDGARPGLGDDPRVRASLDGRRASLAPFWLRMQERSRDLSGHALVVDAEDTFTAMLAHVLRSSGLEVTVRRYDEPGLRETVLAHEGPVVLGPGPGDPSDAADPKMRFLRGLTAQVLREHRHGVLGVCLGHELIAAELGLEIVRKDVPYQGAQTRIDLFGRPETVGFYNSFVARCDDEALAELAAHGVEVSRAANGEVHALRGPGFAGVQFHPESVLTLNGAAVVRELTGQLRGTSTFCERRPSA; from the coding sequence ATGACCCTGCTCGACCTGCTGGACGATCCCCGTCCGTTCGCCCTGCTGCGCCGCCGCACCCCGGGCCGTGACCACGACGTCGTCGAACTGCTCCGGGGGCCGGTGCGCGATGTGGAGCGCCTCGCCGACATCCCCGACGAGGCCCTGGCGCTGATCCCGTTCCGGCAGATCAGCGAGCGCGGCTTCGACGTCCGCGACGACGGCACCCCGCTCACGGTGCTCGTCCCCGAGGAACGCCGTGAACTGCCGCTCGCGCAGGTGCTGGCGGAGCTCCCGGACCACGACGTACGGGTCGAGGGCGGCGGCTTCGACGTGGACGACGAGGAGTACTCCGGGATCGTCGAGCGGGTGCTGCGCGAGGAGATCGGGCGCGGCGAGGGCGCCAACTTCGTGATCCGGCGGACGTACGAGGGCCGGATCCCCGGGTTCGGACGGGCCGACGCGCTGGCGCTGTTCCGCCGGCTGCTGGTCGGCGAGCGGGGCGCGTACTGGACGTTCGTCGTGCACACCGGAAAGGAGCGAGGGCCCGAAGGGCCTTCCTCGGAAGGGCGGGGGCGGGAGACGGGTGGGCGGACGCTGGTCGGGGCGAGCCCCGAGGTGCATGTGCGGATGTCCGCCGGGACGGTCGTGATGAACCCGATCAGCGGGACCTACCGCTATCCGGCCGGCGGACCGACGCCGGAGGACCTGCTCGCGTTCCTCGCGGACGGCAAGGAGATCGAGGAGCTCTCGATGGTCGTCGACGAGGAGCTCAAGATGATGTGCACGGTCGGGGACATGGGCGGGGTGGTCGTCGGGCCCCGGCTCAAGGAGATGGCGCATCTCGCGCACACCGAGTACGAGTTGCGGGGCCGTTCCTCGCTCGACGTGCGCGACGTACTGCGCGAGACCATGTTCGCGGCGACCGTCACCGGTTCGCCGGTGCAGAACGCCTGCCGGGTCATCGAGCGGCACGAGGTGGGCGGGCGCGGCTACTACGCGGGCGCGCTGGCGCTGGTCGGGCGTCAGGAGGACGGCCCGGACGGCGCGCCCGGGGCGCAGACGCTCGACTCCCCCATCCTCATCCGGACCGCCGACATCGACGCGGACGGCGGGCTGCGGGTGCCCGTCGGCGCCACCCTCGTCCGGGGCTCGGACCCGGCGGGCGAGGTCGCCGAGACGCACGCCAAGGCGGCCGGGGTGCTGGCGGCGCTCGGGGTGCGGCCCGGCCGTCCGGCCCCGGACGGCGCCCGCCCCGGGCTGGGCGACGATCCGCGCGTGCGGGCCTCGCTGGACGGGCGGCGGGCCTCGCTCGCGCCGTTCTGGCTGCGGATGCAGGAGCGGTCCCGTGACCTGAGCGGGCACGCGCTGGTCGTGGACGCCGAGGACACCTTCACCGCGATGCTCGCGCATGTGCTGCGTTCGTCCGGCCTTGAGGTGACGGTGCGTCGCTACGACGAGCCGGGGCTGCGCGAGACGGTCCTCGCCCACGAGGGTCCGGTCGTCCTCGGCCCGGGTCCCGGCGATCCCTCCGACGCGGCGGACCCCAAGATGCGTTTCCTGCGCGGGCTGACGGCCCAGGTGCTCAGGGAACACCGGCACGGCGTCCTCGGCGTGTGCCTCGGGCACGAGCTGATCGCGGCCGAGCTGGGTCTTGAGATCGTCCGCAAGGACGTGCCGTACCAGGGCGCGCAGACCCGGATCGACCTGTTCGGGCGGCCCGAGACCGTCGGGTTCTACAACAGCTTCGTGGCGCGCTGCGACGACGAGGCGCTGGCGGAGCTGGCCGCGCACGGAGTCGAGGTCAGCCGGGCCGCGAACGGGGAGGTGCACGCGCTGCGCGGGCCGGGGTTCGCGGGGGTGCAGTTCCACCCGGAGTCGGTGCTGACGCTGAACGGCGCGGCCGTGGTGCGGGAGCTGACGGGTCAGCTGCGGGGCACGAGCACGTTCTGCGAGCGGCGGCCCTCGGCGTAG
- a CDS encoding 2-hydroxyacid dehydrogenase, which produces MEILAFGVQADEKPLIEKAFAGHHEVRCLDVFLTEDTAPIATGHEIVSTSVNCALGNRVLQTLAAGGTQLVAQRSTGFNNIDLDVAERLGMTVARVSSYSPYSVAEFAWTLGMAVNRRIVRAANRTRDFDFRLEGLMGRDLHGRTAGVVGTGKIGEAFTRIAHGFGMRLLGWDVAENPACAALGMEYVSKERLLAESDLITLHVPLMPETKHLIDAEALRLMKDDAILVNSSRGGLIDSRALVAELREGRFTGVGLDVYEAEAGLFFLDKSLETVEDDTLARLVTFPNVLVTSHQAYYTRDAVGQIVDATAANVFDYAEGRRSQNVLVPRS; this is translated from the coding sequence GTGGAGATTCTGGCGTTCGGCGTCCAGGCCGACGAGAAGCCCCTGATCGAGAAGGCCTTCGCGGGACACCACGAGGTCCGCTGCCTCGACGTCTTCCTGACCGAGGACACCGCGCCCATCGCCACCGGCCACGAGATCGTGTCCACCAGCGTCAACTGCGCCCTGGGCAACCGCGTCCTCCAGACGCTCGCGGCAGGCGGCACCCAGCTGGTCGCCCAGCGCTCCACCGGGTTCAACAACATCGACCTCGACGTCGCCGAGCGCCTCGGCATGACGGTCGCCCGGGTCTCCTCCTACTCGCCCTACTCGGTCGCCGAGTTCGCCTGGACCCTCGGCATGGCCGTCAACCGCCGTATCGTGCGCGCCGCCAACCGCACCCGCGACTTCGACTTCCGCCTCGAAGGACTGATGGGCCGTGACCTGCACGGCCGCACCGCGGGAGTCGTCGGCACCGGCAAGATCGGCGAGGCCTTCACCCGGATCGCCCACGGCTTCGGCATGCGTCTGCTCGGCTGGGACGTCGCCGAGAACCCGGCGTGCGCCGCCCTCGGCATGGAGTACGTCTCCAAGGAGCGGCTGCTCGCCGAGTCCGACCTCATCACCCTGCACGTCCCGCTGATGCCGGAGACCAAGCACCTCATCGACGCCGAGGCCCTGCGTCTGATGAAGGACGACGCGATCCTGGTGAACTCCAGCCGCGGCGGCCTCATCGACAGCCGGGCCCTCGTCGCCGAGTTGCGCGAGGGCCGCTTCACCGGCGTCGGCCTCGACGTGTACGAGGCGGAGGCCGGGCTGTTCTTCCTCGACAAGTCCCTGGAGACCGTCGAGGACGACACCCTGGCCCGCCTCGTCACCTTCCCGAACGTCCTGGTCACCTCGCACCAGGCGTACTACACCCGTGACGCCGTCGGCCAGATCGTCGACGCCACCGCCGCGAACGTGTTCGACTACGCCGAGGGCCGCCGCTCGCAGAACGTGCTCGTGCCCCGCAGCTGA
- a CDS encoding 6-phosphofructokinase: MRVGVLTGGGDCPGLNAVIRGIVRKGVQEYGYDFVGYRDGWRGPLEGDTVRLDIPAVRGILPRGGTILGSSRTNPLKHENGIRRIKENLAKQEVEALVAIGGEDTLGVAARLGDEYGINVVGVPKTIDNDLSATDYTFGFDTAVNIATEAIDRLHTTAESHMRVLVCEVMGRHAGWIALHSGLAGGANVILIPEQRFDVDQVCAWVTSRFKASYAPIVVVAEGAMPKDGDMVLKDGTLDSFGHVRLSGVGEWLAKEVERRTGKEARTTVLGHVQRGGTPSAFDRWLATRFGLHAIEAVRDGDFGKMVALRGTDIVRVPIAEATAKLKTVDPALYQEVGVFFG, from the coding sequence ATGCGGGTCGGAGTACTGACCGGAGGCGGCGACTGCCCCGGGCTCAACGCCGTCATCCGGGGCATCGTCCGCAAGGGCGTGCAGGAGTACGGCTATGACTTCGTCGGCTACCGGGACGGCTGGCGTGGGCCGCTCGAAGGCGACACCGTGCGGCTCGACATCCCCGCCGTGCGCGGGATCCTGCCGCGCGGCGGCACCATCCTCGGATCCTCGCGCACCAACCCCCTCAAGCACGAGAACGGCATCCGCCGCATCAAGGAGAACCTCGCCAAGCAGGAGGTCGAGGCGCTCGTCGCGATCGGCGGCGAGGACACCCTCGGCGTCGCCGCGCGGCTCGGCGACGAGTACGGCATCAACGTCGTCGGCGTACCGAAGACCATCGACAACGACCTCTCCGCCACCGACTACACCTTCGGCTTCGACACGGCGGTCAACATCGCGACCGAGGCCATCGACCGCCTCCACACGACCGCCGAATCGCACATGCGGGTCCTCGTCTGCGAGGTGATGGGCCGCCACGCGGGCTGGATCGCCCTTCACTCGGGCCTGGCCGGCGGCGCCAACGTCATCCTCATCCCCGAGCAGCGCTTCGACGTGGATCAGGTCTGCGCCTGGGTGACCTCCCGCTTCAAGGCCTCGTACGCGCCGATCGTCGTCGTCGCCGAGGGCGCCATGCCCAAGGACGGCGACATGGTCCTCAAGGACGGCACCCTGGACTCCTTCGGACACGTCCGGCTCTCCGGCGTCGGCGAGTGGCTGGCCAAGGAGGTCGAGCGGCGCACCGGCAAGGAGGCCCGCACCACGGTCCTCGGGCACGTCCAGCGCGGCGGGACGCCCAGCGCCTTCGACCGCTGGCTCGCCACCCGCTTCGGGCTGCACGCCATCGAGGCCGTCCGCGACGGCGACTTCGGCAAGATGGTCGCCCTGCGCGGCACCGACATCGTCCGTGTTCCGATCGCGGAGGCGACCGCCAAGCTGAAGACGGTCGACCCCGCCCTGTACCAGGAGGTCGGGGTGTTCTTCGGCTGA